In a genomic window of Wyeomyia smithii strain HCP4-BCI-WySm-NY-G18 chromosome 1, ASM2978416v1, whole genome shotgun sequence:
- the LOC129722163 gene encoding DNA-binding protein Ets97D, with the protein MDSLNIKMEVPDLPLPDHISQFGEDGLGIIANSEFLATGNGLFLGDADDGDEEDDTIVVHMDLRENLSTLRGLVEHRIGVSLKHYEFWLQDTQMLESHKNLVDQCVQGEGLVQINVQVQTAKRRINIADVLKPTDEVLESYQQAQELAAAQAAVTAAAAASISNTETNSTNRSSPVKPSTPPTPASNNASLPAAKPAQLSTKEEQETASAVAAIINSANAEANAEKVATQTGNSIMSTAKASPKISAESPTLIDDDDDDDDIGESGHSTLRWVCDTNFKRDQQRLNIPDDPVEWTVAQVKHWIQWAVRTFQLSNIKLPDWAISGKELCEMGLAEFKQRVPNDPGDLFWTHMELLRKCKFVAVVQRSGDGEEYDEMAILRKVPRNSMGNETSYCGNRSGNNGQIQLWQFLLEILTDKEHRGIIQWIGSDGEFKLCNPELVAQLWGERKNKPTMNYEKLSRALRYYYDGDMISKVHGKRFVYKFVCDLRELIGYDASELATLVNEGIPIVNEQFDLKSFDLDFD; encoded by the exons ATGGATTCTCTCAACATCAAAATGGAGGTACCGGATTTGCCACTTCCGGATCACATCTCGCAGTTCGGTGAGGACGGTTTGGGCATAATCGCAAACTCGGAATTTCTAGCAACTGGCAATGGCTTATTTCTCGGCGATGCGGATGATGGTGATGAAGAGGACGATACGATTGTTGTGCATATGGATTTGCGGGAAAATTTGTCAACATTGAG GGGGTTGGTGGAGCATAGGATTGGCGTTTCCTTGAAACACTACGAGTTTTGGTTGCAGGACACTCAGATGTTAGAGTCGCACAAGAATCTGGTGGATCAGTGTGTCCAAGGAGAAGGTTTGGTACAGATAAATGTACAGGTGCAGACGGCAAAGCGTCGTATCAATATTGCCGATGTGCTGAAGCCTACGGATGAAGTACTGGAAAGTTATCAGCAGGCTCAAGAATTAGCAGCAGCTCAAGCAGCCGTAACCGCCGCGGCTGCTGCTTCAATTTCCAACACGGAAACAAATTCGACTAATCGAAGTTCGCCCGTCAAGCCGTCCACTCCTCCGACGCCCGCTTCAAATAATGCTAGCCTTCCTGCGGCAAAACCAGCGCAGTTGTCCACTAAGGAGGAGCAGGAAACTGCTTCTGCTGTAGCTGCAATCATAAATTCTGCTAATGCGGAAGCGAATGCAGAGAAAGTTGCTACGCAAACTGGCAACAGCATCATGTCAACAGCGAAGGCATCTCCGAAGATATCCGCGGAATCGCCTACTTTAatcgatgacgatgatgatgatgacgatattGGTGAAAGTGGCCACTCAACTCTTCGCTGGGTATGTGATACGAATTTCAAACGCGATCAGCAGCGGTTGAATATTCCAGATGATCCAGTCGAATGGACGGTAGCACAGGTCAAGCATTGGATCCAATGGGCGGTGCGAACATTTCAATTGAGTAACATAAAATTACCGGATTGGGCCATCAGCGGTAAAGAGTTGTGTGAAATGGGCCTTGCTGAGTTCAAACAAAGAGTGCCGAATGATCCTGGGGATTTATTCTGGACTCATATGGAGCTACTGCGAAAATGTAAGTTTGTTGCGGTGGTTCAAAGGAGCGGTGATGGAGAGGAATATGATGAGATGGCCATTCTACGGAAGGTCCCTAGAAATAGCATGGGCA ACGAAACTAGCTATTGTGGAAATCGCAGTGGTAATAACGGTCAGATTCAGTTATGGCAATTTTTATTGGAAATTCTCACTGATAAGGAACATCGTGGAATAATTCAGTGGATAG GTAGCGATGGTGAATTTAAGTTGTGCAATCCGGAACTAGTGGCACAGCTGTGGGGTGAACGCAAGAATAAACCAACTAtgaattatgaaaagttgtcccgTGCTCTACGTTACTACTATGACGGAGATATGATTTCCAAGGTGCATGGCAAGCGttttgtgtacaaatttgtatGCGATCTACGAGAACTGATTGGTTATGATGCTTCGGAGTTGGCCACGCTTGTCAACGAAGGAATCCCAATCGTTAATGAACAATTTGACTTGAAAAGTTTCGATCTGGATTttgactga
- the LOC129725368 gene encoding uncharacterized protein LOC129725368 isoform X1 gives MSHPERPLRMDKMSPNYALKHQRKVWRAVLNAMVGRMRSCFSTGYSEGIVDASVGMGVFKSSRHYQAVIEEHLKWYFKEILTILKAIGNWFVLKERKRKLDEISVKTCSWYPESNQAPSGEPARKYCKLRDHEKSYLADATTADQKYNASSFASIRSTVADSGEENHIAGNQQLSSFSTQSMIKESDQQTFPEIIVNMSTSNSHQKVENWLANHFPSMELGASQAPQIVMSELNENYDRLRFQQRQNMILSKKDDEDSLLSVDTAKYILSNRNKNNSSNRVRATTTIQQFALASKRISKLRNNSKIPPAILLDACKDENSKEITKQNLTVSRHSTPDKEKRWKRRKVFKKTVKKRTLFHRKSVTSRASNGSQEFEQSLHKKCRVVKMMKSGSKQIQWIESNLRKNETETSSSEDEKIFQHKTKRSRHRRPTMSDTLNCDTSPCRKGSSSQWIEESLESIDSTLENKTPDKSHNNVTSNLSSLFAVENDNITNSTKINNATFDNVSTKTTGKSSIYKTNSVYDPSRSVLVYTPKHIDPSLPLSDRIRITVKDLDLSQVTKPRHLLEFQEFNYLVHPNSTVRFYPSDSEEDVPKPALSAKLLQMIAEDSESFDDDDPILVYNPRNLNRLNLREVLYTCD, from the exons ATGTCGCATCCAGAGAGACCACTCAG aaTGGACAAAATGTCACCAAATTATGCACTTAAACATCAACGTAAGGTTTGGCGTGCTGTACTGAAC GCCATGGTTGGCCGGATGCGGTCATGCTTTTCCACTGGATACTCCGAAGGTATTGTTGATGCTTCTGTCGGGATGGGTGTTTTCAAAAGCTCCCGACACTATCAAGCAGTGATTGAGGAACACCTGAAGTGGTACTTTAAAGAGATTCTCACCATCCTCAAAGCAATTGGCAACTGGTTTGTGTTAAAAGAACGTAAACGAAAACTGGATGAGATATCCGTGAAAACCTGTTCCTGGTATCCAGAATCGAACCAGGCCCCTTCTGGTGAACCTGCTAGG AAATACTGTAAACTCCGCGACCATGAGAAAAGTTATCTAGCAGATGCGACAACGGCAGATCAAAAGTATAACGCAAGTAGCTTCGCATCGATACGAAGTACTGTTGCAGATTCGGGGGAAGAAAATCATATAGCTGGTAATCAACAGCTTTCTTCTTTTTCTACGCAATCGATGATAAAAGAATCCGATCAGCAAACATTTCCCGAAATCATCGTAAACATGAGCACTAGTAATAGTCATCAGAAAGTGGAAAACTGGCTGGCCAACCACTTTCCAAGTATGGAATTAGGTGCTTCCCAAGCTCCTCAAATCGTTATGAGTGAGCTGAACGAAAACTACGACAGGTTACGATTTCAACAAAGGCAAAACATGATCCTTTCAAAAAAAGATGACGAGGACTCATTGTTGTCAGTGGACACTGCGAAATATATCCTTTCCAATCGAAATAAGAATAATAGTAGCAATAGAGTTCGAGCAACCACAACTATACAGCAGTTTGCGCTCGCTTCCAAACGAATATCAAAACTCCGGAACAATTCCAAAATACCTCCAGCGATTCTCCTCGACGCATGTAAA GATGAGAATTCGAAAGAAATAACTAAGCAAAACCTGACAGTATCTAGGCATTCAACACCAGACAAAGAAAAGAGGTGGAAACGGAGAAAAGTGTTCAAAAAGACAGTGAAAAAAAGAACGTTGTTTCATAGAAAGAGCGTTACGTCAAGGGCATCGAACGGTTCACAGGAGTTTGAACAGTCTCTACACAAAAAATGTCGTGTAGTAAAGATGATGAAATCAGGAAGCAAACAAATACAGTGGATAGAAAGTAACCTGCGGAAAAACGAAACGGAAACTAGCAGTAGTGAGGATGAAAAAATTTTCCAGCATAAGACAAAAAGAAGTCGTCACCGACGGCCAACAATGAGTGATACGCTGAATTGTGACACAAGCCCGTGTAGAAAAGGATCTTCCTCGCAGTGGATTGAAGAATCATTAGAATCAATTGATTCGACTCTTGAGAATAAAACACCTGACAAATCACACAATAATGTGACCTCTAACTTATCATCATTATTTGCTGTTGAAAATGATAACATAACAAACTCAACTAAAATCAACAATGCAACGTTCGATAATGTCAGCACGAAAACCACTGGGAAATCGAGCATATACAAAACAAATAGCGTTTACGATCCATCACGCAGTGTTTTAGTGTATACACCGAAGCACATCGATCCGTCATTACCACTGAGTGACCGTATCCGTATTACTGTAAAAGATTTGGACCTCAGTCAAGTTACTAAGCCACGCCATCTATTGGAATTTCAGGAATTCAACTACCTAGTCCATCCTAATTCGACAGTGCGGTTCTATCCGTCTGATTCGGAAGAAGACGTTCCTAAGCCTGCGCTGAGCGCCAAACTCCTACAAATGATTGCGGAAGATTCCGAAAGCTTCGATGATGATGATCCGATATTGGTCTACAATCCTCGTAATTTAAATCGGCTAAATTTAAGAGAGGTTCTATACACCTGTGATTGA
- the LOC129722171 gene encoding probable U3 small nucleolar RNA-associated protein 11 — protein MSSWKKAAKSNQKVHRERAQPSARSHLGILEKKKDYKRRADDQHEKDDTLKLLRKRALTRNPDEFYHHMINSRTQKGEHHELDKEDEHSPAQLRLMETQDLRYVNMKRTMETNKIARLQSRLHMTEVADLVPNKHIFFVDNEQDAKSLNVAERLQTHPSLLGRKTNRPRLDQLEKLALDVQDDKVILAINEEREKSYKELQRRVEREKELTIIQHKLELKRAIQEKRHRKPKRVAKGTKDRAPIYKFKYERKR, from the exons ATGTCTAGCTGGAAAAAAGCTGCTAAATCAAACCAGAAAGTGCATCGAGAGAGGGCCCAACCATCTGCCAGATCGCACCTGGGTATTttagaaaagaaaaaagacTACAAACGGAGAGCCGACGATCAGCACGAAAAAGATGATACACTGAAACTTCTACGTAAACGGGCGCTTACCCGTAATCCCGATGAGTTCTACCACCATATGATCAACTCTAGAACCCAAAAAGGAGAACATCATGAGCTAGATAAGGAAGACGAACATTCGCCCGCACAGCTCCGACTCATGGAAACTCAGGATTTACGCTATGTCAATATGAAGCGAACCATGGAGACAAATAAGATAGCTCGTTTACAAAGTCGGTTACACATGACGGAGGTAGCAGACCTCGTTCCCAATAAGCACATTTTTTTCGTCGATAACGAACAGGATGCCAAAAGCTTGAATGTTGCGGAGAGACTTCAAACGCATCCTAGTTTACTGGGGCGTAAAACAAATCGGCCAAGATTAGACCAGCTAGAGAAGTTAGCTTTAGATGTGCAGGACGATAAG gtGATTCTTGCAATAAATGAAGAACGAGAAAAATCTTACAAGGAGTTGCAACGTCGCGTCGAGCGTGAGAAAGAGCTTACTATAATTCAGCATAAGTTGGAACTGAAACGAGCGATACAGGAAAAACGCCATCGGAAACCGAAACGTGTTGCTAAAGGAACAAAAGATCGTGCGCCAATATATAAGTTCAAATACGAAAGAAAAAGATAG
- the LOC129725368 gene encoding uncharacterized protein LOC129725368 isoform X2 encodes MSHPERPLRMDKMSPNYALKHQRKVWRAVLNKYCKLRDHEKSYLADATTADQKYNASSFASIRSTVADSGEENHIAGNQQLSSFSTQSMIKESDQQTFPEIIVNMSTSNSHQKVENWLANHFPSMELGASQAPQIVMSELNENYDRLRFQQRQNMILSKKDDEDSLLSVDTAKYILSNRNKNNSSNRVRATTTIQQFALASKRISKLRNNSKIPPAILLDACKDENSKEITKQNLTVSRHSTPDKEKRWKRRKVFKKTVKKRTLFHRKSVTSRASNGSQEFEQSLHKKCRVVKMMKSGSKQIQWIESNLRKNETETSSSEDEKIFQHKTKRSRHRRPTMSDTLNCDTSPCRKGSSSQWIEESLESIDSTLENKTPDKSHNNVTSNLSSLFAVENDNITNSTKINNATFDNVSTKTTGKSSIYKTNSVYDPSRSVLVYTPKHIDPSLPLSDRIRITVKDLDLSQVTKPRHLLEFQEFNYLVHPNSTVRFYPSDSEEDVPKPALSAKLLQMIAEDSESFDDDDPILVYNPRNLNRLNLREVLYTCD; translated from the exons ATGTCGCATCCAGAGAGACCACTCAG aaTGGACAAAATGTCACCAAATTATGCACTTAAACATCAACGTAAGGTTTGGCGTGCTGTACTGAAC AAATACTGTAAACTCCGCGACCATGAGAAAAGTTATCTAGCAGATGCGACAACGGCAGATCAAAAGTATAACGCAAGTAGCTTCGCATCGATACGAAGTACTGTTGCAGATTCGGGGGAAGAAAATCATATAGCTGGTAATCAACAGCTTTCTTCTTTTTCTACGCAATCGATGATAAAAGAATCCGATCAGCAAACATTTCCCGAAATCATCGTAAACATGAGCACTAGTAATAGTCATCAGAAAGTGGAAAACTGGCTGGCCAACCACTTTCCAAGTATGGAATTAGGTGCTTCCCAAGCTCCTCAAATCGTTATGAGTGAGCTGAACGAAAACTACGACAGGTTACGATTTCAACAAAGGCAAAACATGATCCTTTCAAAAAAAGATGACGAGGACTCATTGTTGTCAGTGGACACTGCGAAATATATCCTTTCCAATCGAAATAAGAATAATAGTAGCAATAGAGTTCGAGCAACCACAACTATACAGCAGTTTGCGCTCGCTTCCAAACGAATATCAAAACTCCGGAACAATTCCAAAATACCTCCAGCGATTCTCCTCGACGCATGTAAA GATGAGAATTCGAAAGAAATAACTAAGCAAAACCTGACAGTATCTAGGCATTCAACACCAGACAAAGAAAAGAGGTGGAAACGGAGAAAAGTGTTCAAAAAGACAGTGAAAAAAAGAACGTTGTTTCATAGAAAGAGCGTTACGTCAAGGGCATCGAACGGTTCACAGGAGTTTGAACAGTCTCTACACAAAAAATGTCGTGTAGTAAAGATGATGAAATCAGGAAGCAAACAAATACAGTGGATAGAAAGTAACCTGCGGAAAAACGAAACGGAAACTAGCAGTAGTGAGGATGAAAAAATTTTCCAGCATAAGACAAAAAGAAGTCGTCACCGACGGCCAACAATGAGTGATACGCTGAATTGTGACACAAGCCCGTGTAGAAAAGGATCTTCCTCGCAGTGGATTGAAGAATCATTAGAATCAATTGATTCGACTCTTGAGAATAAAACACCTGACAAATCACACAATAATGTGACCTCTAACTTATCATCATTATTTGCTGTTGAAAATGATAACATAACAAACTCAACTAAAATCAACAATGCAACGTTCGATAATGTCAGCACGAAAACCACTGGGAAATCGAGCATATACAAAACAAATAGCGTTTACGATCCATCACGCAGTGTTTTAGTGTATACACCGAAGCACATCGATCCGTCATTACCACTGAGTGACCGTATCCGTATTACTGTAAAAGATTTGGACCTCAGTCAAGTTACTAAGCCACGCCATCTATTGGAATTTCAGGAATTCAACTACCTAGTCCATCCTAATTCGACAGTGCGGTTCTATCCGTCTGATTCGGAAGAAGACGTTCCTAAGCCTGCGCTGAGCGCCAAACTCCTACAAATGATTGCGGAAGATTCCGAAAGCTTCGATGATGATGATCCGATATTGGTCTACAATCCTCGTAATTTAAATCGGCTAAATTTAAGAGAGGTTCTATACACCTGTGATTGA